A genomic region of Corticium candelabrum chromosome 22, ooCorCand1.1, whole genome shotgun sequence contains the following coding sequences:
- the LOC134197497 gene encoding uncharacterized protein LOC134197497 isoform X2: protein MRVIMLWMSVYMAVSLVSLAETSTALGGSSTHHSVAENLVRMATSLTSFATSEIDSRRASEHTQMASDLGQHARTMRLSEYSPYSSNPYDLGPINQCSYPQLHACNFESGYTVPEYAARVFRPANSILNDLHEKISSGLSSRCTKSWMNFMCKALVGPRCISNTTVRYQTNNYDICRQVFSSCPLRSTTSSIFCQTLSSIITIHPAGTFSLTSCRVLNIDGCANTLPSPDWLAALLEHQTQSSSFDDRARALSLSGSCKINYIKLSCTQPTCGSNGRLQGYDSSSQCHNIANCVRVGDSQKLRSKCDDLERRKHSSVCAGETESCTSGATSTTYYVGISIAWSMLALIKNCL, encoded by the exons ATGCGTGTGATTATGTTGTGGATGTCCGTCTACATGGCAGTGTCGTTGGTCAGCTTAGCGGAGACCTCTACTGCACTGGGTGGATCGTCGACGCACCACAGTGTTGCAGAAAATCTTGTACGAATGGCTACAAGTTTGACAAGCTTCGCCACTAGCGAAATCGACTCCAGAAGAGCTTCTGAGCATACACAGATGGCATCAGACCTCGGCCAACACGCAAGAACAATGCGATTAAGCGAATACAGCCCGTATTCGAGCAACCCCTACGACCTCGGGCCCATCAATCAATGCAGCTACCCTCAACTGCATGCGTGCAATTTCGAGAGCGGTTATACTGTTCCTGAGTACGCAGCTCGAGTTTTTCGACCAGCCAACAGTATACTCAACGACCTGCATGAAAAGATTTCTTCAGGTCTGTCGTCCAGATGCACCAAGTCTTGGATGAACTTCATGTGCAAAGCCTTGGTTGGTCCACGATGCATTTCAAACACAACAGTTCGTTACCAAACCAACAACTATGAC ATTTGTCGCCAAGTATTTTCATCATGTCCATTACGCTCAACCACTAGCAGCATTTTCTGTCAAACTCTCTCGTCAATAATTACTATACACCCTGCAGGAACATTTTCTCTAACCAGCTGCCGAGTTTTAAACATCGACGGGTGCGCGAATACTCTCCCGTCACCGGACTGGCTTGCTGCCCTATTAGAACACCAAACACAGTCAAGTTCTTTTGACGACAGAGCAAGAGCACTATCCCTCTCGGGCAGTTGCAAGATCAATTACATCAAACTATCTTGCACGCAGCCTACATGCGGATCTAATGGACGTCTACAAGGTTACGATAGCTCAAGTCAATGCCACAACATCGCAAACTG CGTCAGAGTCGGCGACTCACAAAAACTTCGTTCTAAGTGTGACGATTTGGAGAGGCGAAAGCATTCGAGCGTTTGTGCTGGAGAAACCGAATCGTGCACGTCGGGAGCTACTAGCACTACTTATTACGTTGGAATTTCTATTGCATGGTCGATGTTGGCTCTCATCAAGAACTGCTTGTAA
- the LOC134197497 gene encoding uncharacterized protein LOC134197497 isoform X1, translated as MRVIMLWMSVYMAVSLVSLAETSTALGGSSTHHSVAENLVRMATSLTSFATSEIDSRRASEHTQMASDLGQHARTMRLSEYSPYSSNPYDLGPINQCSYPQLHACNFESGYTVPEYAARVFRPANSILNDLHEKISSGLSSRCTKSWMNFMCKALVGPRCISNTTVRYQTNNYDICRQVFSSCPLRSTTSSIFCQTLSSIITIHPAGTFSLTSCRVLNIDGCANTLPSPDWLAALLEHQTQSSSFDDRARALSLSGSCKINYIKLSCTQPTCGSNGRLQGYDSSSQCHNIANCVRVGDSQKLRSKCDDLERRKHSSVCAGETESCTSGATSTTYYVGISIAWSMLALIKNCLVWLSAAGYETLSCCVLETRGMRVDSTSA; from the exons ATGCGTGTGATTATGTTGTGGATGTCCGTCTACATGGCAGTGTCGTTGGTCAGCTTAGCGGAGACCTCTACTGCACTGGGTGGATCGTCGACGCACCACAGTGTTGCAGAAAATCTTGTACGAATGGCTACAAGTTTGACAAGCTTCGCCACTAGCGAAATCGACTCCAGAAGAGCTTCTGAGCATACACAGATGGCATCAGACCTCGGCCAACACGCAAGAACAATGCGATTAAGCGAATACAGCCCGTATTCGAGCAACCCCTACGACCTCGGGCCCATCAATCAATGCAGCTACCCTCAACTGCATGCGTGCAATTTCGAGAGCGGTTATACTGTTCCTGAGTACGCAGCTCGAGTTTTTCGACCAGCCAACAGTATACTCAACGACCTGCATGAAAAGATTTCTTCAGGTCTGTCGTCCAGATGCACCAAGTCTTGGATGAACTTCATGTGCAAAGCCTTGGTTGGTCCACGATGCATTTCAAACACAACAGTTCGTTACCAAACCAACAACTATGAC ATTTGTCGCCAAGTATTTTCATCATGTCCATTACGCTCAACCACTAGCAGCATTTTCTGTCAAACTCTCTCGTCAATAATTACTATACACCCTGCAGGAACATTTTCTCTAACCAGCTGCCGAGTTTTAAACATCGACGGGTGCGCGAATACTCTCCCGTCACCGGACTGGCTTGCTGCCCTATTAGAACACCAAACACAGTCAAGTTCTTTTGACGACAGAGCAAGAGCACTATCCCTCTCGGGCAGTTGCAAGATCAATTACATCAAACTATCTTGCACGCAGCCTACATGCGGATCTAATGGACGTCTACAAGGTTACGATAGCTCAAGTCAATGCCACAACATCGCAAACTG CGTCAGAGTCGGCGACTCACAAAAACTTCGTTCTAAGTGTGACGATTTGGAGAGGCGAAAGCATTCGAGCGTTTGTGCTGGAGAAACCGAATCGTGCACGTCGGGAGCTACTAGCACTACTTATTACGTTGGAATTTCTATTGCATGGTCGATGTTGGCTCTCATCAAGAACTGCTT AGTGTGGCTGAGTGCGGCTGGCTATGAAACTCTTTCTTGCTGCGTATTGGAAACGCGAGGAATGCGTGTAGACTCAACTAGTGCTTAA